The DNA window CAAAGAAGGAGAATGAGGGTTGAATACGGATCAGATAAAAGAGACTATTGCCAGAATATTCCCGGACGTTGAAACGGTGATCTGTTATCAGCAGGGTTTTGACAAGATTCACGCAACCCCCTACTTCATAAGTATGCCGGAACAGATCGACAAGCTTATCTGGAATCCGCTGTGTGCCCAGAACCTGACAAGCTACCTTCCTTCTATCAAAAAGAAGGTTGGTATCGTTGTCAAGGGATGTGACAGCAGGACCATTATACAGTACCTGCAGGAAGGCCTCATCGATCGCGAAAAGGTTGTTATCATTGGTGTGCCCTGTACAGGGGTGATAAGCGTGAAGAAGGTTCTCAGGGAGATCGGGCACCAGCCCGTCGTCGAGGTTGCCTTTGATGACAGCGGCAACATTATCGTTACGACACCGGAAGGAGAAAAGACGCTGGCAATTGCCGATATCTGCCCTGATAAATGCACAACATGCCAGTATCCGACCCCCCTTGTCTATGACCATCTTATTGGCGACCCGATCCAATCGGATAAACCGAAAGAGGATGTTTACGAGGATATCCGCCGGTTTGACGCGAAGACCCTCGAAGAGAAAAAGGCATACTGGGAAAAAGAGCTCGAACGGTGTATCCGCTGCTATGCCTGCCGGAATGCATGCCCTATGTGCATCTGCCAGGATAGCTGTATTGCAGAGACCCGGGACCCGCACTGGATAAGCCAGGCACTGTCTTTACGGGAAAAATTCATGTTCCACATGATCCATGCGGTGCACCTTGCGGGGAGATGTGTAGAGTGCGGGGAATGTGAAAGGGTCTGTCCCATG is part of the Syntrophorhabdaceae bacterium genome and encodes:
- a CDS encoding 4Fe-4S dicluster domain-containing protein, which gives rise to MNTDQIKETIARIFPDVETVICYQQGFDKIHATPYFISMPEQIDKLIWNPLCAQNLTSYLPSIKKKVGIVVKGCDSRTIIQYLQEGLIDREKVVIIGVPCTGVISVKKVLREIGHQPVVEVAFDDSGNIIVTTPEGEKTLAIADICPDKCTTCQYPTPLVYDHLIGDPIQSDKPKEDVYEDIRRFDAKTLEEKKAYWEKELERCIRCYACRNACPMCICQDSCIAETRDPHWISQALSLREKFMFHMIHAVHLAGRCVECGECERVCPMDIPVAKLKKKINAEMKDLFNYEPGVNLDDKPPMYTFNVDEAKIKEHKL